The following are from one region of the bacterium genome:
- a CDS encoding S9 family peptidase — protein sequence MRAQRARLALALLAVAALATTASALSYPPSRTVDQVDDYHGTKVADPYRWLEDIGSDEVKAWVEAQNALTFGQLERIDGRDRLLARFKQLSNYPRYSMPYKKAGRYFYAKNDGLQNQWVHYWSESLDGTPKVLFDPNTWSADATIALAGMDVSEDGKRVVFGKSASGSDWSEWQVMDIASGKVRKDLIKWSKGGAQWDAAGAGFYYERFPEPKPGEETLATAENGAIWYHKLGDPQSKDKLIFSLPEHPDWLVGLALNEERDLGLLYATPRGAMHSKIYLLDVKKPGAKPTLLIDDHENEYSFINNEGDRLWFSTTKDSPRGRIIVIDRKRPEESAWQTVIPEGRFALQWASYTGGELFVSYLKDARTQILRYTLEGRRLGEVALPGRGTAYGFGGRKTDTETFFSYVDFVTPTTMFRYDIASGAIKPYRKYEVPIDTSQYESKQVFCRSVDGAAIPIFLVYKKGLELDGTNPTVLYGYGGFSGSQQPFFSTTQTAWYDMGGIWATACIRGGGEYGEEWHLAGSREGRLLSFQDMIACAEWLIDEGYTQPARLALMGGSQGGMMVGAVVNARPNLFGVSLPMVGVMDMLRFNQWGFGAYWEGDYGSPQDPEMFPVLHSYSPYHNLKKGVRYPATLITTADTDDRVMPAHSFKYAAAIQAAQAPDSPPVLLRVETRAGHGGGKPLDKALAEYADMYAFTANAMGIAVPRW from the coding sequence ATCCCTACCGCTGGCTCGAGGACATCGGCAGCGACGAGGTGAAGGCCTGGGTGGAGGCCCAGAACGCTCTCACCTTCGGCCAGCTCGAGAGAATCGACGGCCGCGACCGCCTCCTCGCCCGCTTCAAGCAGCTCAGCAACTACCCGCGCTACTCGATGCCCTACAAAAAGGCCGGGCGGTATTTCTACGCCAAGAACGACGGCCTTCAAAACCAATGGGTGCACTACTGGTCGGAGAGCCTGGACGGCACGCCCAAGGTGCTCTTCGACCCCAACACCTGGAGCGCGGATGCCACCATCGCGCTGGCGGGCATGGACGTCAGCGAAGACGGCAAGCGCGTCGTCTTCGGCAAGAGCGCCAGCGGCAGCGACTGGTCCGAGTGGCAGGTGATGGACATCGCCAGCGGCAAGGTCCGCAAGGACCTCATCAAGTGGAGCAAGGGCGGCGCGCAGTGGGACGCGGCCGGCGCCGGCTTCTACTACGAGCGCTTCCCCGAGCCCAAGCCCGGCGAGGAGACCCTCGCCACGGCCGAGAACGGCGCCATCTGGTACCACAAGCTGGGCGACCCGCAGAGCAAGGACAAGCTGATCTTCTCGCTGCCCGAGCACCCGGACTGGCTGGTCGGCCTCGCCCTCAACGAGGAGCGCGACCTCGGCCTGCTCTACGCGACGCCCCGCGGCGCCATGCACAGCAAGATCTACCTGCTCGACGTGAAGAAGCCCGGCGCCAAGCCCACGCTCCTCATCGACGACCACGAGAACGAGTACAGCTTCATCAACAACGAGGGCGACCGGCTCTGGTTCAGCACCACGAAGGACTCGCCGCGGGGCCGCATCATCGTCATCGACCGCAAGCGCCCCGAGGAAAGCGCCTGGCAGACCGTGATCCCCGAGGGCCGCTTCGCGCTGCAGTGGGCGAGCTACACGGGCGGGGAGCTTTTCGTCTCCTACCTCAAGGACGCGCGCACGCAGATCCTGCGCTACACGCTGGAGGGCAGGCGCCTCGGCGAGGTGGCGCTGCCGGGCCGCGGCACCGCTTACGGCTTCGGCGGCCGCAAGACCGACACCGAGACCTTCTTCAGCTACGTCGACTTCGTCACCCCGACGACGATGTTCCGCTACGACATCGCCAGCGGCGCGATCAAGCCCTACCGGAAGTACGAGGTGCCGATCGACACCAGCCAGTACGAGTCCAAGCAGGTCTTCTGCCGCAGCGTGGACGGCGCGGCGATCCCCATCTTCCTCGTCTACAAGAAGGGCCTCGAACTCGACGGCACGAACCCGACCGTGCTCTACGGCTACGGCGGCTTCTCCGGCTCCCAGCAGCCCTTCTTCTCGACGACCCAGACGGCCTGGTACGACATGGGCGGCATCTGGGCCACCGCCTGCATCCGCGGCGGCGGCGAGTACGGCGAGGAGTGGCACCTCGCCGGTTCGCGCGAGGGGCGCCTGCTCAGCTTCCAGGACATGATCGCCTGCGCCGAGTGGCTCATCGACGAGGGCTACACGCAGCCCGCGCGGCTCGCCCTGATGGGCGGTAGCCAGGGCGGCATGATGGTGGGGGCGGTCGTCAACGCGCGGCCGAATCTCTTCGGCGTCTCGCTGCCGATGGTCGGCGTCATGGACATGCTGCGCTTCAACCAGTGGGGCTTCGGCGCCTACTGGGAGGGCGACTACGGCAGCCCGCAGGACCCCGAGATGTTCCCCGTGCTCCACAGCTACTCGCCCTACCACAACCTGAAGAAGGGCGTGCGCTACCCGGCCACCCTGATCACCACGGCCGACACGGACGACCGCGTGATGCCGGCCCACAGCTTCAAGTACGCGGCGGCCATCCAGGCAGCCCAGGCCCCGGACAGCCCGCCGGTACTGCTGCGGGTGGAGACCCGGGCCGGCCACGGGGGCGGCAAGCCCCTCGACAAGGCCCTGGCCGAGTATGCGGACATGTACGCCTTCACCGCGAATGCCATGGGCATCGCCGTTCCTCGCTGGTAA